In Leptidea sinapis chromosome 2, ilLepSina1.1, whole genome shotgun sequence, the sequence ccaagattgcttagcggccgtgtaaatcgtgtatgtgtgcgtgcgtcagACGCTCTTGTGTGAACTTAAAGatctgttctattactgtactGTGACAAAACGCACGCCAACAGATATTGCTATTGTTTTAACAGATTTGCagctaaaatataataattttaaaaacaccTACAGGTGGACGAAACATTCCAAATAAGCTCGGAGACGAAACCCATAAGTCACATGGCGGTTGCTGGCAACCGAATTTGGCTATCGCTGCATAACGCTGCTCAACTCCGGTGCTACAACACCAGCACCAGGGAGCAGCTGGCTGAGATCAACATCACGCCGCAAGTCACCAAGATGCTGCACAGTGAGTGTAGCTTACTATTCTAACGCCCGTTCAACAATCACGCGAGAATCTCGCGAACAAAATACGAGAAATGCGAATGTGGAACCGATTcgaattagacaattaactgacatagatacggcgcgactagtatactttatatagtattatgtcctatggtatattgttatggggccgATAATATAACCTTTATCCTCAAGAATCATAAAAAGCaaatatgttttgaaatttaatagaattattaaaaaacgtttgtctgGGATAGGTTACTATAGCACAAACgttattcttaatgataccacagactgggaatgaagcggacaccctcaggatctttaattataaatgtttattgtacgatattacattgtaatccatattcatataaagaaaaaaacccgctgagtttcttgcgcccgttcttctcaggtctgaggcagtctattttgaatgggtggtagtttttggcgttcaaataagtgatttttagaaaaatatttgaattcacaTAATCTTCGAAGGTTTTGGTCTTGATCTCCGATTTTTATCGGTTTTTTGGCGCGAACTTCTATTGACTCCACATCCGCATGTTTCTCACTGTCGGTAGCGAGATACTCGTCGAATATAAACCGTTTTGCTTGGTATTTGCTGAGCATCGATATGAGCCGGATTTGGACCACCGAACTAAAATTGACATTCCtagaatttgtttttattttctgccGCTTTCAAAAACCTTAGTTTAACTTGCTATAGATAGACAAATccatccttttacgcttactaacatttcaataacctatcgacttaaagcattggactataactatattggacataactatggatagataagatcttgtcattaaatggtgagagaaatgtatccgtaacgagatacgttattgaaaacggccgataatAGTTATGTTTAACTAGTTATGCggtagatataataatattttcactggTTGGTTAAtgtcaatatttttctttccgaacatctaaaataaatctcgaaagacgcagtgttggtaggccccccacaagatggaccgatgatctcaTCAAGATcggcggaatacgttggatgagggcagcgcaggactaatcgtcatggaaatcattgggggaggcctttatccagcagttgacgtcttACGGCTAATAATGATGAAGcctaaaatagcacgaggaataaaaatGTCTGTATTCTAATTGTACTTTAtctatgtttttgtttttactaGGTTGTGACGACATAATACGCCAGCATAAAGCGGCGTGTCTACGCGTGACAGCCCTGCTGGCTCATCGGGATACTCTCTGGATCGGCACCAGCGCAGGAGTGTTGCTTACTGCGCCGCTAAATAACTCGAGTCACACCTTCACCGTGCCCCAGCTCACTGGTGAGACACCCAGTTGCAACTACCACagtacagtaatagaacagtgcCTTAACTTCAGGACCTGTCTTCAAtatgacgtcactaagatggaAGCCAGTCCCATTTTCAACGCGCGGGTTTAATACAGTGTAGTTGCACAATACAAGTGATGGAACAGTTGCGTAACTCAGCCGTCTCCTTGAAATTCATACCTACGACGGGGCTTGGAACATACAAAATGATTGTCGGCGCGGCACTCAACAGTTTTATCTCCCTAAGATTGCTTAGCGCCtctgtaaatcgtgtgtatgtgtgtgtgcgtcgattcgggcgctctatAGTTGGGCCATTTCAAACGTGCGACCTGAGTCATAAAACATTACGTCAAAGGGATGTGACAATGCCGCATAACTCGTTATCAATAAAGGGATGCCGCTCGGACGTAGGATGACTAATGCAATAAGGTCAAATGTAGGTGTTTgtgaaaattgttttataattgtCATTAGACTTTCATAAGCGAACCATGGACGCATTTTTTTCCAACTTaactttgttaaaattaaagagCGGTATGACTAGGCCTGCTAATGACTATCCGACAAATCCCTTCTTTGTTGCACACAACACTAGCAGTGCGAGCGAGAGTTCCGATATGCCAATAAGTGTGAGTGAGAGATCTGATAAAAATGATTTACGACTCAGTTCGCACGATTGTAATGGCCTAACTatagagcgcccgaatcgacgcacacacacatacacacgatttacagaggcgctaagcaatcttggggagataAAACTGTTGAGTGCCGCGCCGTCCGCGTCGACAATCATTTTGTATGTTCCAAGCCCAGACGTAGGTATGAATTTCAAGGAGACGGCTGAGTTACGCAATTGTTCCATCACTTGTATTTTGCAACTACACTGTATTAAACCCGCGCGTTGAAAATGGGATTGGCTtccatcttagtgacgtcataTTGAAGATAGATCCTGACAGACATATTAGAAATACAGTTTGTATCCTATGATATGAGTACATACGTATATTCGTAGAATATACTAGATTAAAGACGATATTACAGCCCGATAATACGTAACCAAATTCAATTTGTCAATTTACGTGTTAGCTAGCTCTCTagcgaaacacaactgaacgaaaactctgcctaataaaCGCggaggcagagttttgcttcagacaattatTGAGTGTGgttgtgtaataaataaggAAAAATAAGGGGCGAAACGAGcaaaacgttcagctgatggtaattgacacgccttgccaattacaattcagtgccgctcaggattcttgaaaaaccccaaaaattctgagcggcactacaattgcgctcgtcaccttgagacataagatgttaagtctcattgccgAGTAATTTCGCCCTTCCGATCGAAACAGAGTaatcttgccctaaactaggcatagcctgtactatggacaCAAGACAactctatatttatataatatatttacttaaacatacataaatacatataagcatccatgactcggaaacaaacatccatattcatcatataaatgattgcacctaccgggaatcgaacccgagacctaaatactaattaatacGCAATTTTTTCTCCTAGGTATTCCATACGGGCACACAGGCCACGTCCGTTTCCTGACAATCGTTGAAAATCCAGTCCCAAAGAAGCCAACGGCAAAACCGCAAACTCTAAAAACAAAGGGGCTAAGCAGACGATCCACAAATGCGGAGAAACTTCAGAAACAAACAGAAGCTCCGAAAAACAACGTTGAAACTTTAATTATATCTGGCGGAGATGGCTACGAAGACTTTAGGACGTCCACCATGTCTGAAGATGCAGGTCGAGAGGATTCCACCAACCATCTGCTGATCTGGAGAGTTTGAAGAACCCGACCGGTTTTAAGGAATCAAGTATTCGCCGATAATGTCTCGGCTGAGTTGCGCGTAGATACGTTTGTCGGGAGCCTTATTTATAAAGTCATGTTCCAACTATTTTGATTCATTGACGTTTTTCatgtattaaaattgttttctactcGTGACCGTTTGATGTTGAGATTATTAATGTAAGTTAGGACATTAAATGTCGTTTATATCAGTGtctaaatatcaaaattattctAACAGTATTAAAGTGAACATAGTATTGATTATAatgatcaatatattttgtGGTTGTTTAGAGTCGTTGAATTACCTGTCTAttcatatcaaaatttaatagatttaaactctaaaatagatttaattacgTGTCTAAATGTGTAGATGAATTGTAATATGTTGATAGATAAATGTGAATTCTATCCCCTTTTTCATGTAGATAATATTTGCAAAAGTTTTGTTTGAGCGCAGAGTTTAATAGACCCTACCTATTAgccttttaaaaaatacttaaa encodes:
- the LOC126971895 gene encoding rho guanine nucleotide exchange factor 17 is translated as MAGTLSSPASRQSSEDSSTTANQPTMWLGTEDGCIHVYNCLDNIRIKKNKVKLQHNFGVHSIVYMEGKVFVALGNGDLVVYCRDIDGSWAELTTIAVGTHGAVSSMLLSEGRLWCATHSSIKIIDPHTLQVDETFQISSETKPISHMAVAGNRIWLSLHNAAQLRCYNTSTREQLAEINITPQVTKMLHSCDDIIRQHKAACLRVTALLAHRDTLWIGTSAGVLLTAPLNNSSHTFTVPQLTGIPYGHTGHVRFLTIVENPVPKKPTAKPQTLKTKGLSRRSTNAEKLQKQTEAPKNNVETLIISGGDGYEDFRTSTMSEDAGREDSTNHLLIWRV